In a genomic window of Myotis daubentonii chromosome 18, mMyoDau2.1, whole genome shotgun sequence:
- the TMEM79 gene encoding transmembrane protein 79 isoform X1 produces MTEPETLKLLEVKSPEAPEKSPPQALVPNGRQPEGEGGAQSPGAESSRVESSAGSPAAEEGTGDGLDSTVSEAATLPWGTGPPPSALFPDPPGWRDIEPEPLELEPLSKLEELPEDDANLLPEKAARAFVPIDLQCIERRPQEHLAVRCEAGEGERRRAFLPPRTIQPEPCERKWAEAVARPPGHPCGSCGSCGGHEGLKAVASVGAALLLFPCLLYGAYTFLPFDAPRLPTLSSRLVYTLRCGVFATFPIVLGLLVYGLSLLCFSSLRPFEEPRREVEIHRQYVAQSVQLFILYFFNLAVLSTYLPQDTLKLLPLLTGLFAVSRLIYWLTFAIGRSFRGFGYGLTFLPLLSMLVWNLYYMFVVEPERIFTATESRLDYPDYARSDYRPRPWG; encoded by the exons ATGACGGAACCCGAAACCCTGAAGCTGCTGGAAGTGAAGAGTCCTGAGGCCCCGGAGAagagcccaccccaggccttggtCCCCAATGGCAGGCAGCCGGAAGGGGAAGGTGGGGCGCAGTCCCCTGGTGCTGAGTCCTCGAGAGTGGAGTCTTCAGCTGGGTCTCCCGCAGCTGAAGAGGGGACTGGAGACGGTCTAGACAGCACAGTAAGCGAGGCGGCCACCCTGCCCTGGGGGACTGGCCCCCCGCCCAGTGCCCTGTTCCCCGATCCCCCTGGTTGGCGGGACATTGAGCCCGAGCCCCTCGAGTTGGAGCCACTCAGCAAACTAGAGGAGTTGCCTGAAGATGATGCCAACCTGCTGCCTGAGAAGGCGGCCCGGGCCTTCGTGCCCATCGACCTACAGTGCATTGAGCGGCGGCCCCAGGAGCACCTTGCTGTGCGCTGTGAGGCGGGCGAGGGCGAGCGCCGCCGGGCCTTCCTGCCCCCCCGCACCATCCAGCCGGAGCCCTGTGAGCGCAAGTGGGCCGAGGCCGTGGCGAGGCCGCCTGGCCACCCCTGTGGGAGCTGCGGGAGCTGCGGGGGCCATGAGGGCTTGAAGGCCGTGGCCTCAGTGGGAGCcgctctcctcctcttcccctgccTGCTGTATGGCGCCTACACCTTCCTGCCCTTCGATGCCCCCCGGCTGCCCACCCTGAGTTCCCGCCTTGTCTACACACTGCGCTGCGGTGTCTTCGCCACCTTCCCCATCGTGCTGG ggctcctggTGTACGGGCTGAGCCTGCTGTGCTTCTCCTCCCTGCGCCCCTTCGAGGAGCCTCGGCGGGAGGTGGAGATCCACCGGCAGTACGTGGCCCAGTCGGTCCAGCTCTTCATCCTCTACTTCTTCAATCTGGCTGTGCTGTCCACCTACCTGCCCCAAGACACCCTCAAGCTGCTCCCTCTGCTCACTGGCCTCTTCGCTGTCTCCCG GCTGATATACTGGCTGACCTTTGCCATTGGCCGCTCCTTCCGCGGCTTTGGCTACGGCCTGACATTCCTGCCCCTGCTGTCCATGCTAGTGTGGAACCTCTACTACATGTTCGTGGTGGAGCCTGAGCGCATCTTCACTGCCACCGAGAGCCGCCTGGACTACCCCGACTATGCCCGCTCGGACTacaggccccgcccctggggCTGA
- the GLMP gene encoding glycosylated lysosomal membrane protein isoform X2 translates to MCSCEEPRWGWGLCAPGPVLLLSLLLAAPFGLLGEETRQVTLEVIPDSMGLPQNLLHIRAVGTNSTLHYVWSSLGPPAVLLVATNTPHSDLSVNWSRLLSPEPDGALMVLPKDSIQFSSALVFTRLFEFDSTNMSDVAAEPPGKPYPPYSLAEFSWNNITDSLDPATLSATFRGHPNQDPTRAFANGSLTFRVQAFSRSGRPAQPPRLLHTMDTCQLEVALVGASPRGNRSLFGLEVATLGQGPDCPSMQEQHSIDDEYAPAVFQLDQLLWGSLPSGFVQWRPVAFSQKQGGRESALPSQASPLHPTLAYPLPQSPIVRAFFGSHNNFCAFNLTFGASTGPGYWDQHYLSWSMLLGVGTPPVDALSPLVLGIMAVALGAPGVMLLAGGLFLLLGPKRK, encoded by the exons ATGTGCAGCTGTGAGGAGCCCCGCTGGGGTTGGGGGCTTTGTGCCCCCGGCCCCGTTCTCCTCCTGAGCCTTCTGTTGGCAGCTCCGTTTGGCCTCCTGGGGGAGGAGACCCGCCAG GTGACTCTGGAGGTCATCCCTGACTCGATGGGGCTCCCCCAAAACCTGCTTCATATCCGAGCAGTGGGCACCAATTCCACGCTGCACTATGTGTGGAGCAGCCTCGGGCCTCCAGCGGTGCTGCTGGTGGCCACCAATACCCCCCACAGCGACCTGAGTGTCAACTGGAGCCGCTTGCTCTCCCCTGAGCCTGATGGGGCCCTGATGGTGCTTCCCAAAGACAGCATCCAGTTCTCTTCTGCCCTTGTCTTTACCAGG ctGTTTGAGTTTGACAGCACCAACATGTCCGATGTGGCAGCAGAGCCTCCAGGAAAACCGTACCCCCCGTACTCCTTGGCCGAGTTCTCCTGGAACAACATCACTGACTCACTGGATCCTGCCACCCTGAGTGCCACATTTCGAGGCCACCCCAATCAGGACCCCACCCGGGCTTTTGCCAATGGCAGCCTGACTTTCAGG GTGCAGGCCTTCTCCAGATCCGGCCGACCAGCCCAACCACCTCGCCTCCTGCACACGATGGACACCTGCCAGCTAGAggtggccctggttggggcctcTCCCCGAGGAAACCGCTCCCTTTTTGGGCTGGAGGTAGCCACCTTGGGCCAGGGCCCTGACTgcccctcaatgcaggagcagcacTCCATCGACGACGAATATGCACCTGCTGTCTTCCAG TTGGACCAGCTGCTATGGGGCTCTCTCCCATCGGGCTTTGTGCAGTGGCGACcagtggctttctcccagaagcAGGGGGGCCGAGAATCCGCCCTTCCCTCCCAAGCTTCCCCTCTTCATCCCACCCTGGCGTACCCTCTCCCCCAGTCACCCATTGTCCGAGCCTTCTTTGGATCCCACAACAACTTCTGTGCCTTCAATCTGACATTTGGGGCTTCTACAGGCCCTGGCTACTGGGACCAGCACTACCTCAGCTG GTCGATGCTCCTTGGTGTGGGTACCCCTCCAGTGGATGCCTTGTCCCCCCTAGTCCTGGGCATCATGGCAGTGGCCCTGGGTGCGCCAGGAGTCATGCTGCTTGCAGGAGGCCTGTTTCTGCTGCTGGGCCCCAAGAG aaaataa
- the GLMP gene encoding glycosylated lysosomal membrane protein isoform X1, which translates to MCSCEEPRWGWGLCAPGPVLLLSLLLAAPFGLLGEETRQVTLEVIPDSMGLPQNLLHIRAVGTNSTLHYVWSSLGPPAVLLVATNTPHSDLSVNWSRLLSPEPDGALMVLPKDSIQFSSALVFTRLFEFDSTNMSDVAAEPPGKPYPPYSLAEFSWNNITDSLDPATLSATFRGHPNQDPTRAFANGSLTFRVQAFSRSGRPAQPPRLLHTMDTCQLEVALVGASPRGNRSLFGLEVATLGQGPDCPSMQEQHSIDDEYAPAVFQLDQLLWGSLPSGFVQWRPVAFSQKQGGRESALPSQASPLHPTLAYPLPQSPIVRAFFGSHNNFCAFNLTFGASTGPGYWDQHYLSWSMLLGVGTPPVDALSPLVLGIMAVALGAPGVMLLAGGLFLLLGPKRYSEYQPIN; encoded by the exons ATGTGCAGCTGTGAGGAGCCCCGCTGGGGTTGGGGGCTTTGTGCCCCCGGCCCCGTTCTCCTCCTGAGCCTTCTGTTGGCAGCTCCGTTTGGCCTCCTGGGGGAGGAGACCCGCCAG GTGACTCTGGAGGTCATCCCTGACTCGATGGGGCTCCCCCAAAACCTGCTTCATATCCGAGCAGTGGGCACCAATTCCACGCTGCACTATGTGTGGAGCAGCCTCGGGCCTCCAGCGGTGCTGCTGGTGGCCACCAATACCCCCCACAGCGACCTGAGTGTCAACTGGAGCCGCTTGCTCTCCCCTGAGCCTGATGGGGCCCTGATGGTGCTTCCCAAAGACAGCATCCAGTTCTCTTCTGCCCTTGTCTTTACCAGG ctGTTTGAGTTTGACAGCACCAACATGTCCGATGTGGCAGCAGAGCCTCCAGGAAAACCGTACCCCCCGTACTCCTTGGCCGAGTTCTCCTGGAACAACATCACTGACTCACTGGATCCTGCCACCCTGAGTGCCACATTTCGAGGCCACCCCAATCAGGACCCCACCCGGGCTTTTGCCAATGGCAGCCTGACTTTCAGG GTGCAGGCCTTCTCCAGATCCGGCCGACCAGCCCAACCACCTCGCCTCCTGCACACGATGGACACCTGCCAGCTAGAggtggccctggttggggcctcTCCCCGAGGAAACCGCTCCCTTTTTGGGCTGGAGGTAGCCACCTTGGGCCAGGGCCCTGACTgcccctcaatgcaggagcagcacTCCATCGACGACGAATATGCACCTGCTGTCTTCCAG TTGGACCAGCTGCTATGGGGCTCTCTCCCATCGGGCTTTGTGCAGTGGCGACcagtggctttctcccagaagcAGGGGGGCCGAGAATCCGCCCTTCCCTCCCAAGCTTCCCCTCTTCATCCCACCCTGGCGTACCCTCTCCCCCAGTCACCCATTGTCCGAGCCTTCTTTGGATCCCACAACAACTTCTGTGCCTTCAATCTGACATTTGGGGCTTCTACAGGCCCTGGCTACTGGGACCAGCACTACCTCAGCTG GTCGATGCTCCTTGGTGTGGGTACCCCTCCAGTGGATGCCTTGTCCCCCCTAGTCCTGGGCATCATGGCAGTGGCCCTGGGTGCGCCAGGAGTCATGCTGCTTGCAGGAGGCCTGTTTCTGCTGCTGGGCCCCAAGAGGTACTCAGAATATCAGCCCATAAATTGA
- the TMEM79 gene encoding transmembrane protein 79 isoform X2, which produces MTEPETLKLLEVKSPEAPEKSPPQALVPNGRQPEGEGGAQSPGAESSRVESSAGSPAAEEGTGDGLDSTVSEAATLPWGTGPPPSALFPDPPGWRDIEPEPLELEPLSKLEELPEDDANLLPEKAARAFVPIDLQCIERRPQEHLAVRCEAGEGERRRAFLPPRTIQPEPCERKWAEAVARPPGHPCGSCGSCGGHEGLKAVASVGAALLLFPCLLYGAYTFLPFDAPRLPTLSSRLVYTLRCGVFATFPIVLGLLVYGLSLLCFSSLRPFEEPRREVEIHRQYVAQSVQLFILYFFNLAVLSTYLPQDTLKLLPLLTGLFAVSRHLKSLKVLSCELL; this is translated from the exons ATGACGGAACCCGAAACCCTGAAGCTGCTGGAAGTGAAGAGTCCTGAGGCCCCGGAGAagagcccaccccaggccttggtCCCCAATGGCAGGCAGCCGGAAGGGGAAGGTGGGGCGCAGTCCCCTGGTGCTGAGTCCTCGAGAGTGGAGTCTTCAGCTGGGTCTCCCGCAGCTGAAGAGGGGACTGGAGACGGTCTAGACAGCACAGTAAGCGAGGCGGCCACCCTGCCCTGGGGGACTGGCCCCCCGCCCAGTGCCCTGTTCCCCGATCCCCCTGGTTGGCGGGACATTGAGCCCGAGCCCCTCGAGTTGGAGCCACTCAGCAAACTAGAGGAGTTGCCTGAAGATGATGCCAACCTGCTGCCTGAGAAGGCGGCCCGGGCCTTCGTGCCCATCGACCTACAGTGCATTGAGCGGCGGCCCCAGGAGCACCTTGCTGTGCGCTGTGAGGCGGGCGAGGGCGAGCGCCGCCGGGCCTTCCTGCCCCCCCGCACCATCCAGCCGGAGCCCTGTGAGCGCAAGTGGGCCGAGGCCGTGGCGAGGCCGCCTGGCCACCCCTGTGGGAGCTGCGGGAGCTGCGGGGGCCATGAGGGCTTGAAGGCCGTGGCCTCAGTGGGAGCcgctctcctcctcttcccctgccTGCTGTATGGCGCCTACACCTTCCTGCCCTTCGATGCCCCCCGGCTGCCCACCCTGAGTTCCCGCCTTGTCTACACACTGCGCTGCGGTGTCTTCGCCACCTTCCCCATCGTGCTGG ggctcctggTGTACGGGCTGAGCCTGCTGTGCTTCTCCTCCCTGCGCCCCTTCGAGGAGCCTCGGCGGGAGGTGGAGATCCACCGGCAGTACGTGGCCCAGTCGGTCCAGCTCTTCATCCTCTACTTCTTCAATCTGGCTGTGCTGTCCACCTACCTGCCCCAAGACACCCTCAAGCTGCTCCCTCTGCTCACTGGCCTCTTCGCTGTCTCCCG CCACCTGAAATCCTTAAAGGTGCTTTCATGTGAACTACTGTAA